In the Wyeomyia smithii strain HCP4-BCI-WySm-NY-G18 chromosome 2, ASM2978416v1, whole genome shotgun sequence genome, one interval contains:
- the LOC129720652 gene encoding cholinesterase 1-like, which yields MVIRKLYVPPSIIKNGVTVQTIPEYQTVQPNHLEAVAYSTIAEPISHVNGDAQKVELEPAILKSVDNAEHCSKNGDVLVENSNVAQARAEKNSENDDIILNIRPGKIAGLKQDLPNGGSCYRFSGIPYAQPPIGELRFKPPVPLERFDVDVLDCTVERNQCISLQHWPTEASETASEDCLFLNVYTPNLPEEGSADGLPVMIWIHGGGFALGSGDAVFYCPNYLVQESMVVVTFNYRLGPLGFMYLPSKGIHGNMGLKDQRMVLRWVQENISSFGGDPNNVTLFGESAGGASVHLNYIAENSRKYFHKAICMSGVSYNPWVFQSQAEEKARQLAVLLGAKSDTDEDVIETLMTASARDIVAKSPAVMTADEKRTDMFFAFTPVVEPADSTEPFITENFISLLMSPNMTSIPIINGFTSNEGLLIAAQMMSGIDEYAKNFTKLVPKDLPLSGISLEEAAAEIKHFFFGDDDITTERLQTLVDIVSDNMFTVAVYMASELHARYQHDAPQYLYVFSFEDELNKFRSMFQVPDNLAGVCHSDELLYLFSSSLMGTEVETGSRADKFRSIMCKLWTNFAKCGNPTPVDGGVNFVWEPVKPLTDSPFIFAAAELNEPLKMVENPFMNRIQFWREIYARHFGNHLVRTK from the exons ATGGTCATTCGTAAGTTGTACGTTCCTCCGTCGATAATCAAGAACGGTGTCACCGTTCAAACTATCCCG GAATACCAGACGGTACAACCGAATCATTTGGAAGCTGTAGCCTACAGCACTATTGCTGAGCCGATTTCACATGTTAACGGAGATGCACAAAAAGTGGAATTGGAACCAGCTATCCTCAAATCTGTTGACAACGCAGAACACTGTTCCAAAAATGGTGATGTATTGgtagaaaattcaaatgttGCCCAAGCCAGAGCGGAAAAAAACTCCGAAAATGATGATATAATCTTAAATATTAGACCCGGTAAAATAGCTGGATTGAAACAAGATTTACCAAACGGGGGAAGTTGTTACCGGTTCAGTGGTATCCCCTATGCTCAACCTCCCATAGGTGAGTTACGATTCAAACCTCCAGTACCGTTGGAGCGATTCGATGTAGACGTATTGGATTGCACAGTTGAACGAAATCAGTGCATAAGTTTGCAGCACTGGCCAACGGAAGCAAGTGAAACAGCTTCCGAGGACTGCCTGTTCTTGAATGTGTACACACCAAATCTACCAGAAGAGGGCTCAGCTGATGGATTGCCCGTGATGATTTGGATCCACGGAGGTGGTTTTGCGTTGGGCAGTGGAGATGCGGTATTTTATTGTCCTAACTATTTGGTGCAGGAAAGTATGGTGGTTGTAACATTCAACTACAGATTGGGACCACTGGGATTCATGTATCTGCCATCGAAAGGAATTCACGGCAATATGGGATTAAAAGATCAAAGAATGGTTTTGCGTTGGGTACAAGAAAACATTTCTAGTTTTGGGGGAGATCCAAATAATGTGACATTATTTGGTGAGAGCGCTGGGGGAGCCTCGGTGCATTTGAATTATATTGCGGAAAACTCGAGAAAATATTTCCATAAAGCTATATGTATGTCTGGTGTTTCTTACAACCCCTGGGTGTTTCAAAGTCAGGCAGAAGAAAAAGCTCGACAACTAGCAGTTCTACTCGGGGCGAAATCAGATACCGATGAAGACGTTATCG AAACACTGATGACTGCTTCCGCCAGGGACATCGTTGCAAAATCTCCTGCGGTGATGACTGCTGATGAAAAACGCACTGACATGTTTTTTGCATTTACTCCCGTTGTAGAACCTGCAGATTCTACTGAACCATTTATAACAGAAAATTTTATCAGTCTCTTGATGAGTCCCAATATGACAAGCATTCCAATCATTAATGGATTCACCTCTAATGAGGGACTTCTTATTGCTGCTCAAATGATGAGTGGTATCGATGAGTATGCGAAAAATTTCACCAAGTTAGTACCGAAGGATTTGCCCCTTTCCGGGATTAGTCTAGAGGAAGCAGCTGCTGAAATAAAACATTTCTTCTTTGGCGATGATGACATAACTACAGAGCGGCTGCAAACCTTGGTGGATATTGTGTCGGACAATATGTTTACCGTCGCAGTGTACATGGCTAGCGAGTTGCATGCGCGTTATCAGCATGA CGCACCACAGTACCTGTACGTATTCTCGTTTGAGGATGAGTTGAACAAATTTAGATCAATGTTTCAGGTACCAGACAATTTAGCTGGAGTGTGCCATTCCGATGAGTTGCTATACTTGTTTAGTTCGTCACTGATGGGAACCGAAGTGGAAACAGGATCAAGAGCCGACAAATTTCGCTCTATAATGTGCAAGTTGTGGACTAATTTCGCTAAATGTGGCAATCCTACACCCGTGGATGGAGGAGTTAACTTTGTTTGGGAACCGGTGAAGCCCCTTACCGATTCCCCATTTATATTCGCTGCAGCAGAGTTAAATGAGCCGTTGAAAATGGTCGAAAACCCATTTATGAACCGCATTCAATTCTGGAGGGAAATATATGCGCGACATTTCGGTAATCATCTAGTGCGAACTAAATAG